A DNA window from Polyangium spumosum contains the following coding sequences:
- a CDS encoding zf-HC2 domain-containing protein, with amino-acid sequence MDCQKFDQVVMDALYEELDELTYAALRRHVESCARCGEAWNGLRATREVAMLPLDEPSPGLEDRILAAVTDAQRTTPWHRKALRALAWAGSHAMRPQLAMAALFFLVIGSSLLLLRAKPGTVGITPVRVTERGVPAPDEVDLSQAAAPPPPMAAAPAPMAALAEASEGAKKGKDDAADKDTTKDTDGAVKALAAARATRDGSGCDAALGLYDDVGARFPGTPQAADAMWEAAQCQRSLGNTDRARELYSALKQSDGYKARAEEALKESDAAAQTNTGGALANRAGSAAPAPTATSKVAGSAPAGKPAAADAMEADAQKARAAPGGGPGGSVHAAPKRSYQPAPAPDKATGY; translated from the coding sequence ATGGATTGCCAGAAGTTCGACCAGGTCGTGATGGATGCGCTCTACGAGGAGCTCGACGAGCTCACGTACGCGGCGCTCCGCCGTCACGTGGAGTCCTGCGCGCGCTGCGGCGAGGCTTGGAACGGGCTCCGCGCGACGCGCGAGGTCGCGATGCTCCCGCTCGACGAGCCGAGCCCCGGCCTCGAAGATCGCATCCTCGCGGCCGTGACCGACGCGCAACGCACGACGCCCTGGCACCGCAAGGCACTGCGCGCGCTCGCCTGGGCAGGCAGCCACGCGATGAGGCCGCAGCTCGCGATGGCCGCGCTCTTTTTCCTGGTGATCGGCTCGAGCCTGCTCTTGCTCCGCGCCAAACCCGGCACCGTGGGGATCACGCCGGTGCGCGTGACCGAGCGCGGCGTGCCGGCGCCCGACGAGGTCGATCTCTCGCAGGCCGCGGCCCCGCCCCCGCCGATGGCCGCAGCGCCCGCGCCGATGGCCGCGCTCGCCGAAGCCTCGGAGGGCGCGAAGAAGGGCAAGGACGACGCGGCCGACAAGGACACGACGAAGGACACGGACGGCGCCGTGAAAGCGCTCGCCGCGGCGCGCGCGACGCGCGACGGATCCGGCTGCGACGCGGCGCTGGGCCTGTACGACGACGTCGGCGCGCGTTTCCCGGGCACGCCCCAGGCCGCGGACGCGATGTGGGAAGCGGCGCAGTGCCAGCGGAGCCTCGGCAACACGGATCGCGCGAGGGAGCTCTATTCGGCGCTCAAGCAGAGCGATGGTTACAAGGCGCGCGCCGAGGAGGCGCTGAAGGAGAGCGACGCAGCGGCGCAGACGAACACGGGCGGCGCCCTCGCGAACCGCGCCGGGTCTGCGGCGCCGGCGCCGACCGCGACCTCGAAGGTGGCCGGCAGCGCGCCTGCCGGCAAACCCGCCGCGGCGGACGCGATGGAGGCCGACGCCCAGAAGGCGCGCGCCGCGCCGGGCGGCGGGCCGGGCGGGAGCGTGCACGCCGCGCCGAAACGCTCGTATCAACCCGCGCCGGCCCCGGACAAGGCCACCGGGTACTGA
- a CDS encoding RNA polymerase sigma factor, which translates to MASISREEVTDEVLMMRFQGGDRAAFAGLVRRHKTNVYNFILRQVRMPQIAEDLVQDVFVKIVQNAADFKHEARFSTWAYTIARNVCIDHLRKAALRRHPSLDQATSTGNGEEGPTLAERTADAHPTASVERVAIGAELGVRITHAVERLPPEQREVFLLRELGNVPFKDIAEITGVPENTVKSRMRYALERLQEALAEYEDYARALR; encoded by the coding sequence ATGGCGAGCATCTCACGCGAGGAGGTGACCGACGAGGTCCTGATGATGCGGTTCCAGGGTGGTGATCGAGCGGCGTTCGCCGGTCTCGTCCGCCGACACAAGACGAACGTCTACAACTTCATCCTCCGCCAGGTCCGCATGCCGCAGATCGCCGAGGATCTGGTGCAGGACGTGTTCGTCAAGATCGTGCAGAACGCGGCCGACTTCAAGCACGAGGCCCGCTTCTCCACGTGGGCGTACACCATCGCCCGGAACGTGTGCATCGACCACCTGCGGAAAGCCGCGCTCCGGCGGCACCCGTCGCTGGATCAGGCCACGAGCACGGGAAACGGCGAGGAGGGCCCGACGCTCGCCGAGCGCACGGCCGACGCGCACCCCACCGCCTCGGTCGAGAGGGTCGCGATCGGCGCCGAGCTCGGCGTTCGGATCACCCACGCCGTCGAGCGGCTGCCCCCCGAGCAACGCGAGGTCTTTCTCCTGCGGGAGCTCGGCAACGTGCCGTTCAAGGACATCGCCGAGATCACCGGGGTGCCGGAGAATACTGTCAAGAGCAGGATGCGTTACGCCCTCGAGCGCTTGCAGGAAGCGCTCGCCGAGTACGAGGACTACGCTCGAGCCCTGCGATAA
- a CDS encoding tetratricopeptide repeat protein: protein MKSTGGSRVRKALLAGLLSAALALAPGLAHALDAEQAITSASQQIGIAGNGLRAIEDAIQKSKGRERTPAQRIADAMLLMGSRDWERAATLLNEILEKYPDHPTAYPDALSLLGETYFQSRQYLSARRVYFKITDRNQEPRFLSYQSKALERLVDIALRTKDYRHLDDVFAAMNRLPPAAMTSGISYARGKGLVVKKDWAGAKAALGAVDPKSAYAHQAGYLLGVVAMKEATPPPVPLAEGEVPPRAPRSRYVAAIEQFRKVTQLPPDSKDHERVIDMAWLAIGRLFYESDQWAQAVDAYNHIDRASPEFGTMLYELGWVYVRLGDVERAQRALEVLSVADPNSQDIADGSLLRADLMLRAGQFEKSLKVYEGVRANYDPMRARVDAFLGATSDPAVYYDKLSEEQLDVLDASSGLPTLAIQWAREAEDGPAAFAVIEGISQCRTLIQQSNDVIEKLNAVISSTNRVRAFPELKAGEEKALGLINRVGIARLALGQGMDEVESSALSGEIGQVRARRRSLEKRLGIIPVNDADFQEREGQALRQWNGASQAVQRMTLEVDSLQAQVNGLRRMIREAPQVGVVRDPASVARFEQELAAHERDLAAYRKQIANLRKWVGAGKMQVGFGDQRFIEDGQVRQAYREAIVREVQLAMAGQGGAELATYARRIAPLLQKGDETDAKVFAALSDLEREVARRTTDVRAILARETAAVVGYEVELERLDKEARGVVGEVAMRNFGLVRDRLRSIVLRADVGITEEAWEVREEQMTRVRSLRVERAREERLLREELDEVLDDSGPTEAEGK, encoded by the coding sequence ATGAAGAGCACAGGCGGTTCCCGCGTGCGAAAGGCGCTCCTCGCGGGGCTCCTCTCGGCCGCTCTCGCCCTCGCGCCGGGCCTCGCCCACGCGCTCGACGCCGAGCAGGCGATCACGAGCGCGTCGCAGCAGATCGGCATCGCCGGAAACGGCCTGCGCGCGATCGAGGACGCGATCCAGAAGTCGAAGGGCCGCGAGCGCACGCCCGCGCAGCGTATCGCCGACGCCATGCTCCTCATGGGCTCGAGGGACTGGGAGCGCGCGGCCACGCTGCTGAACGAGATCCTCGAGAAGTACCCCGATCACCCCACGGCGTACCCCGACGCGCTCTCGCTGCTCGGCGAGACCTACTTCCAGTCGCGGCAGTACCTCTCGGCGCGCCGCGTCTACTTCAAGATCACCGATCGAAACCAGGAGCCGCGTTTCCTCTCGTACCAGAGCAAGGCGCTCGAGCGGCTCGTGGACATCGCGCTGCGGACGAAGGACTACCGGCACCTCGACGACGTCTTCGCGGCGATGAACCGCCTGCCGCCCGCGGCGATGACGAGCGGGATCTCGTACGCGCGGGGAAAAGGCCTCGTCGTGAAGAAGGACTGGGCCGGCGCGAAGGCGGCGCTCGGGGCGGTCGATCCGAAGAGCGCGTACGCGCATCAAGCGGGCTACCTGCTCGGCGTCGTGGCGATGAAGGAGGCGACGCCGCCGCCCGTCCCGCTCGCCGAGGGCGAGGTGCCGCCGCGGGCGCCGCGGAGCCGTTACGTCGCGGCGATCGAGCAGTTCCGCAAGGTCACGCAGCTCCCGCCGGATTCGAAGGATCACGAGCGGGTGATCGACATGGCCTGGCTCGCGATCGGGCGGCTCTTCTACGAGTCGGATCAGTGGGCGCAGGCCGTGGACGCGTACAACCACATCGATCGCGCCTCGCCGGAGTTCGGGACGATGCTCTACGAGCTCGGCTGGGTGTACGTCCGGCTCGGCGACGTCGAGCGCGCGCAGCGGGCCCTCGAGGTCCTCTCCGTCGCGGACCCGAACAGCCAGGACATCGCCGACGGCTCGCTCCTGCGCGCCGACCTGATGTTACGCGCGGGCCAGTTCGAAAAATCGCTCAAGGTCTACGAGGGCGTGCGCGCGAACTACGATCCGATGCGGGCGCGCGTGGACGCCTTCCTCGGCGCGACGAGTGATCCGGCGGTCTATTACGACAAACTCAGCGAGGAGCAGCTCGACGTCCTCGACGCGAGCTCGGGCCTGCCGACGCTCGCGATCCAGTGGGCGCGCGAGGCGGAGGACGGCCCGGCCGCGTTCGCCGTGATCGAGGGCATCTCGCAGTGCCGCACGCTCATCCAGCAGTCGAACGACGTCATCGAGAAGCTGAACGCGGTGATCTCCTCGACGAACCGCGTCCGCGCGTTCCCCGAGCTCAAGGCGGGCGAGGAGAAGGCGCTCGGGCTCATCAACCGCGTGGGCATCGCGCGGCTCGCGCTCGGACAGGGCATGGACGAGGTCGAGTCGTCGGCGCTCTCCGGCGAGATCGGGCAGGTGCGCGCGCGGCGTCGCTCGCTCGAGAAGCGGCTCGGCATCATCCCCGTCAACGACGCGGATTTCCAGGAGCGCGAGGGGCAGGCGCTGCGGCAGTGGAACGGCGCGTCGCAGGCCGTGCAGCGGATGACGCTCGAGGTGGACTCGCTCCAGGCGCAGGTGAACGGCCTGCGTCGCATGATTCGCGAGGCGCCGCAGGTGGGCGTCGTGCGGGATCCGGCGTCCGTCGCGCGGTTCGAGCAGGAGCTCGCCGCGCACGAGCGTGATCTCGCGGCGTACCGCAAGCAGATCGCGAACCTGCGCAAGTGGGTGGGCGCGGGCAAGATGCAGGTCGGCTTCGGGGATCAGCGCTTCATCGAGGACGGGCAGGTGCGGCAGGCCTACCGCGAGGCGATCGTGCGGGAGGTCCAGCTCGCGATGGCGGGGCAGGGGGGCGCGGAGCTCGCGACGTACGCGAGGCGCATCGCGCCGCTCCTGCAGAAAGGCGACGAGACGGACGCGAAGGTCTTCGCCGCGCTGAGTGATCTCGAGCGGGAGGTCGCGCGGCGGACGACGGACGTGCGGGCGATCCTGGCGCGCGAGACGGCCGCCGTGGTCGGCTACGAGGTCGAGCTCGAGCGGCTGGACAAGGAGGCGCGCGGGGTCGTGGGCGAGGTGGCCATGCGGAACTTCGGCCTCGTGCGAGATCGGCTGCGGAGCATCGTCTTGCGGGCCGACGTGGGCATCACTGAAGAGGCGTGGGAGGTGCGCGAGGAGCAGATGACCCGCGTGCGGAGCCTGCGCGTCGAGCGCGCGCGCGAGGAGAGGCTCTTGCGCGAGGAGCTCGACGAGGTCCTCGACGACAGCGGCCCGACCGAGGCGGAGGGCAAATGA
- a CDS encoding tetratricopeptide repeat protein, with product MSVLRRSSSRSGRGASSILALLVATCVAGNAASQQPQPAAPQPAAPPPAAPPTATPPAAAPATAAPVTSTSAPPIPPPTPAFKPKAHAPPPPPPTPEQMAVLAELEKEAATYEKAARDYRSSITRIIQQHYEQRRLRVIAALDREIDIEHRDLKKAREEAIRRLEKFVDTYSGRNAHPESTPTAMFRLAALYEERAREDSDLSDDLAIGLRPAIALYKRIIREFPSYKELAGVYYYLGHALNDSARIFEAQQVFRSLVCHDGYPYPVPTDPKDPTRDLVGKLPQDHDRDYWIAWESRHPIPIGEATKRKAAEPPKKGKPRGKGKATEPEPEAPAIEDELVFVNPYPDGCKPIPQKVVEGAEPRYLAEVWWLIGDYHFNEVDPGGGPFTLNRAEVAYARSLQYKKPPVYGVAMYKLAWTYFKQLRYETSVRQFVKLLDYTDEQEKLTGDPGTDFRGEAYTYMAGALTFLDFTGPAADEPFVPRSDILDLEQDPRIREQKMRIAIDRVQNASLIPQDRKWTVDVYKALAAEFKELNQYRNTVEVSELILKKWPMHRDAPVMQAQIADIYDTLAGQSREGTAERAENSAKALEARTKLANYVGKTPWVEANKDDPEAIQTAERLVRGGLRRAAADHTNRGSALVNAAIQSGEQETRTKLFERALSEYRMAALGWQGVLQEDENAPDAYDSRYWLADANHMVVVIQVAMDRSPTAEEIETARRTAVDVRDSNEDDKHLQPAAFMVVDTAYQALLDQYKLHKRSGGQQGIEQRTGLQIVTENDKPKVVAEELPKVVKDAVAARDEYIQRVPPSADLSTRDPQTNQDQKNSDLYAYQSAEFFFLYGNFAEARRRLEPIYAEQCGKTPFGYLAWEKLTTMANLENDVPRSRALAEAAMTKSCAVSEEQKLKETDIAQPTISRGYYVDAAAKFEKAEKMPDGPERVQAWREAAALYRVALEKAPARDEAPEAAMNGAYCYKQVGDYDQAIEMYTLFIKEYGSEANLSKLEKGDEAAKPPKPADPKRYGERVKYLKQAYDALSAAYVLFFNYRAAAETYDTISRNVRFEKPARREAARAAVLLYANVGERDRMIASRSAFLGLDAPIEQKVEIDYIVASADLKTWDEKGLDEGANKAARVKAMDAMEDYYEMNRLTPAATPYLVQAAYHASKMRKAGSDPKAFEWCRNTISAFDKFKAFAAVDGKKALGTAQADMAAECAYGTINDRLKQSWDYETGHHRYAGVIDKVVKTFADELKKAGDTHFNDLQSVIKTYESRALSVAAFARQGSLYDACRTGLYYTAPPALKLYNEKEERLIKLAETSDREDLQEVADGYRQRRREQWREARERLLNDADRVMIKFYVQAVVYARAWNVRNPEVDHAIQRLAFFTDILGDAKIRDMSQGIIDPETGQPFQYADGMFLRTRPGMAPALEPDGLPAPLPVSLP from the coding sequence ATGAGCGTGCTTCGTCGATCCTCCTCGCGATCGGGGCGCGGCGCGTCGTCGATCCTCGCGCTCCTCGTGGCGACGTGCGTCGCGGGCAACGCCGCGTCGCAGCAGCCGCAGCCCGCTGCGCCTCAGCCCGCTGCGCCTCCTCCCGCTGCGCCTCCGACCGCGACTCCTCCCGCTGCTGCGCCTGCGACTGCGGCTCCGGTGACGTCCACGAGCGCGCCTCCCATCCCGCCGCCCACGCCTGCGTTCAAGCCGAAGGCGCACGCGCCACCGCCGCCGCCTCCCACGCCCGAGCAGATGGCGGTCCTCGCCGAGCTCGAGAAGGAGGCCGCGACGTACGAGAAGGCCGCGCGCGACTACCGCTCGTCGATCACGCGCATCATCCAGCAGCACTACGAGCAACGTCGCCTCCGCGTCATCGCCGCGCTCGACCGCGAGATCGACATCGAGCACCGGGACCTCAAGAAGGCGCGCGAGGAGGCGATCCGCCGCCTCGAGAAGTTCGTCGATACGTACAGCGGCCGGAACGCGCACCCCGAGAGCACGCCCACGGCGATGTTCCGCCTCGCGGCGCTCTACGAGGAGCGCGCCCGCGAAGACAGCGACCTGTCCGACGATCTCGCGATCGGCCTCCGGCCCGCGATCGCGCTCTACAAGCGCATCATCCGCGAGTTCCCGAGCTACAAGGAGCTCGCCGGCGTCTACTACTACCTCGGCCACGCCCTGAACGACTCGGCGCGGATCTTCGAGGCCCAGCAGGTCTTCCGGTCGCTCGTCTGCCACGACGGCTACCCGTACCCCGTTCCTACGGATCCGAAGGATCCGACGCGGGATCTGGTCGGCAAGCTCCCGCAGGATCACGATCGCGACTACTGGATTGCCTGGGAGTCGCGACACCCGATCCCCATCGGCGAGGCCACGAAGCGCAAGGCCGCGGAGCCGCCGAAGAAGGGCAAGCCCAGGGGCAAAGGCAAGGCGACCGAGCCCGAGCCGGAGGCGCCCGCGATCGAGGACGAGCTCGTCTTCGTCAACCCGTACCCGGATGGCTGCAAGCCCATCCCGCAGAAGGTCGTGGAGGGCGCGGAGCCGCGGTACCTCGCCGAGGTCTGGTGGCTCATCGGCGACTACCACTTCAACGAGGTCGATCCGGGCGGCGGTCCCTTCACCTTGAACCGCGCCGAGGTCGCGTACGCGCGATCGCTCCAGTACAAGAAGCCGCCCGTCTACGGCGTCGCGATGTACAAGCTCGCCTGGACGTACTTCAAGCAGCTCCGCTACGAGACGAGCGTCCGGCAGTTCGTGAAGCTGCTCGACTACACCGACGAGCAGGAGAAGCTCACGGGTGATCCGGGCACGGATTTCCGCGGCGAGGCGTACACGTACATGGCCGGCGCGCTCACGTTCCTCGACTTCACGGGGCCGGCCGCCGACGAGCCCTTCGTCCCGCGCAGCGACATCCTCGACCTCGAGCAGGACCCGCGGATCCGCGAGCAGAAGATGCGCATCGCGATCGACCGCGTGCAAAACGCCTCGCTGATCCCCCAGGATCGCAAGTGGACCGTGGACGTCTACAAGGCGCTCGCGGCCGAGTTCAAGGAGCTCAACCAGTACCGGAACACCGTCGAGGTCTCCGAGCTCATCCTCAAGAAGTGGCCCATGCACCGCGACGCGCCGGTCATGCAGGCGCAGATCGCGGACATCTACGACACGCTCGCCGGGCAGTCGCGCGAGGGCACGGCCGAGCGCGCCGAGAACTCGGCGAAGGCCCTCGAGGCGCGCACGAAGCTCGCGAACTACGTCGGCAAGACGCCGTGGGTCGAGGCGAACAAGGACGATCCGGAGGCCATCCAGACCGCCGAGCGCCTCGTGCGCGGTGGCCTCCGGCGCGCGGCGGCCGATCACACGAACAGGGGCAGCGCGCTCGTGAACGCCGCGATCCAGAGCGGCGAGCAGGAGACGCGCACGAAGCTCTTCGAGCGCGCGCTCTCGGAGTACCGCATGGCGGCGCTCGGCTGGCAGGGCGTGCTGCAGGAGGACGAGAACGCCCCCGACGCCTACGACAGCCGCTACTGGCTCGCCGACGCGAACCACATGGTCGTCGTGATCCAGGTGGCGATGGATCGCTCGCCGACGGCCGAGGAGATCGAGACCGCGCGGCGCACCGCCGTCGACGTACGCGACTCGAACGAGGACGACAAACACCTCCAGCCGGCGGCGTTCATGGTCGTCGACACCGCGTACCAGGCGCTGCTCGACCAGTACAAGCTGCACAAGCGCAGCGGCGGTCAGCAGGGGATCGAGCAACGCACGGGGCTCCAGATCGTCACGGAGAACGACAAGCCGAAGGTCGTCGCCGAGGAGCTGCCGAAGGTCGTCAAGGACGCGGTCGCGGCGCGCGACGAGTACATCCAGCGCGTGCCTCCGTCTGCGGATCTCTCGACGCGTGATCCGCAGACGAACCAGGACCAGAAGAACAGCGATCTCTACGCCTACCAGTCGGCCGAGTTCTTCTTCCTCTACGGCAACTTCGCCGAGGCGCGGCGCAGGCTCGAGCCGATCTACGCCGAGCAGTGCGGCAAGACGCCGTTCGGCTACCTCGCGTGGGAGAAGCTCACGACGATGGCGAACCTCGAGAACGACGTGCCGCGGTCCCGCGCGCTCGCCGAGGCCGCGATGACGAAGAGCTGCGCCGTGAGCGAGGAGCAGAAGCTCAAGGAGACGGACATCGCCCAGCCCACGATTTCGCGCGGCTACTACGTCGACGCCGCGGCGAAGTTCGAGAAGGCCGAGAAGATGCCCGACGGCCCCGAGCGCGTGCAGGCGTGGCGCGAGGCGGCGGCGCTCTACCGCGTGGCGCTGGAGAAGGCCCCGGCGCGGGACGAGGCGCCCGAGGCCGCGATGAACGGCGCGTACTGCTACAAGCAGGTCGGCGACTACGACCAGGCCATCGAGATGTACACGCTCTTCATCAAGGAGTACGGGAGCGAGGCGAACCTCTCGAAGCTGGAGAAGGGCGACGAGGCTGCGAAGCCGCCGAAGCCGGCGGATCCGAAGCGTTACGGCGAGCGCGTGAAGTACCTGAAGCAGGCCTACGACGCGCTCAGCGCCGCGTACGTCCTCTTCTTCAACTACCGCGCCGCGGCCGAGACGTACGACACGATCTCGCGCAACGTTCGCTTCGAGAAGCCCGCGCGGCGCGAGGCGGCCCGGGCTGCCGTGTTGCTCTACGCGAACGTCGGCGAGCGGGATCGGATGATCGCCTCGCGGAGCGCGTTCCTCGGCCTCGACGCCCCGATCGAGCAGAAGGTCGAGATCGACTACATCGTCGCGTCGGCCGACCTCAAGACCTGGGACGAGAAGGGCCTCGACGAGGGCGCGAACAAGGCCGCGCGGGTCAAGGCCATGGACGCGATGGAGGACTACTACGAGATGAACCGCCTCACGCCGGCGGCCACCCCGTACCTCGTGCAGGCGGCCTACCACGCATCGAAGATGCGCAAGGCGGGAAGCGATCCGAAGGCGTTCGAGTGGTGCCGCAACACCATCAGCGCCTTCGACAAGTTCAAGGCGTTCGCCGCCGTCGACGGCAAGAAGGCGCTCGGCACGGCGCAGGCCGACATGGCCGCCGAGTGCGCCTACGGCACCATCAACGACCGGCTGAAGCAGTCCTGGGACTACGAGACCGGCCACCACCGCTATGCAGGCGTCATCGACAAGGTCGTCAAGACGTTCGCCGACGAGCTCAAGAAGGCGGGTGACACGCACTTCAACGACCTGCAGTCCGTGATCAAGACGTACGAGTCGCGCGCCTTGTCCGTCGCGGCCTTCGCGCGCCAGGGATCGCTCTACGACGCGTGCCGCACGGGCCTCTACTACACCGCGCCTCCGGCTCTGAAGCTCTACAATGAAAAAGAGGAGCGGCTCATCAAGCTCGCCGAGACGAGCGACCGCGAGGATCTGCAAGAGGTCGCCGACGGTTATCGCCAGAGGCGCCGCGAGCAGTGGCGCGAGGCGCGCGAGCGGCTCCTCAACGACGCCGATCGCGTCATGATCAAGTTCTACGTGCAGGCCGTCGTCTACGCGCGGGCCTGGAACGTACGAAACCCGGAGGTCGACCACGCGATCCAGAGGCTCGCGTTCTTCACGGACATCCTCGGCGACGCGAAGATCCGCGACATGAGCCAGGGGATCATCGATCCCGAGACGGGGCAGCCGTTCCAGTACGCGGACGGCATGTTCCTGCGCACGCGGCCCGGCATGGCGCCCGCGCTCGAGCCCGACGGCCTGCCCGCCCCGCTCCCGGTGAGCCTGCCATGA
- a CDS encoding tetratricopeptide repeat protein yields the protein MTRVVRFHPALFALTCALVPLALAACEETTSQQKPQTPPQPSAAYPYPYPNGMNSWGQPMGQPAPIVGMSPTPSLPQSAPPPVTAVPPAPPPQALPPAATGPYQQGMAAFAAGDLSAAKGLFQQVIQADARAHHAHYSLGAVQERLREPEAASSYQKALSITPDYEPAIIAYAMLLARQGKLGEAEKLLTEKRAIMPRSAAVTATLAEVKSLQKDTGSAQRLAQEALKINPDYRPAMVVIARDHYRNRRLDLALYALQAILDGFGADNPPRDKENPEALLLRGLILREQSERAGAMDNFRRAVQRRPDLVEARVQLAAMLLEAGNGQDALPLLEGAVKFDSDNLPAHLALGDTYRLLGRYGDAKREFEWVLARDASMPQVHYDLSLLYLFAPSVPGMTAKQQVAEAISELKKYQELRRKGVRDDSDELLQRAKLKEGELAAAAAAAVEAPAPVATLPSPPSAEDAGAPDAAAPAPSPPPATPPSTPPTTSAAPPPAPAPSDSSAAPAPPPAPPPTDSAAPPPAPAPAPAPTPTSSIVVPFSAPPPGL from the coding sequence ATGACGCGAGTCGTTCGTTTTCATCCGGCCCTCTTCGCGCTCACCTGCGCGCTCGTGCCGCTCGCCCTCGCCGCCTGCGAGGAGACGACCTCGCAGCAGAAGCCGCAGACGCCGCCGCAACCCTCGGCCGCGTATCCGTACCCCTACCCGAACGGGATGAACTCGTGGGGCCAGCCGATGGGTCAGCCCGCGCCGATCGTGGGCATGAGCCCGACGCCGAGCCTCCCGCAGAGCGCGCCGCCGCCCGTCACGGCCGTGCCGCCTGCCCCTCCGCCGCAGGCCCTCCCGCCTGCCGCGACCGGGCCGTATCAGCAAGGCATGGCCGCGTTCGCCGCGGGGGACCTCAGCGCCGCGAAGGGGCTCTTCCAGCAGGTCATCCAGGCCGACGCGCGCGCGCACCACGCTCACTACTCGCTCGGCGCCGTGCAGGAGCGCCTGCGCGAGCCCGAGGCTGCGTCGAGCTACCAGAAGGCCCTCTCCATCACGCCCGACTACGAGCCTGCGATCATCGCCTACGCGATGCTCCTCGCGCGGCAGGGCAAGCTCGGCGAGGCCGAGAAGCTCCTCACGGAGAAGCGCGCGATCATGCCGCGATCGGCCGCGGTCACGGCCACGCTCGCCGAGGTGAAGAGCCTGCAGAAGGACACCGGATCGGCGCAACGCCTCGCCCAGGAGGCGCTCAAGATCAACCCGGACTACCGGCCTGCGATGGTCGTGATCGCCCGCGACCACTACCGCAACCGCAGGCTCGATCTCGCCCTCTACGCGCTGCAGGCGATCCTCGACGGGTTCGGCGCGGACAACCCTCCACGCGACAAGGAGAACCCCGAGGCGCTCCTCTTGCGTGGCCTCATCCTGCGCGAGCAATCAGAGCGCGCCGGCGCCATGGACAACTTCCGCCGCGCCGTGCAGCGGAGGCCCGATCTCGTCGAGGCGCGCGTGCAGCTCGCCGCCATGCTCCTCGAGGCCGGCAACGGCCAGGACGCGCTCCCGCTCCTCGAGGGCGCGGTCAAGTTCGACAGCGACAACCTCCCCGCGCACCTCGCGCTTGGTGACACGTATCGCCTGCTCGGCCGTTATGGCGACGCGAAGCGCGAGTTCGAGTGGGTGCTCGCGCGGGACGCCTCGATGCCGCAGGTCCACTACGATCTCAGCCTGCTTTACCTCTTCGCGCCGAGCGTCCCTGGCATGACGGCCAAGCAGCAGGTCGCCGAGGCGATCAGCGAGCTCAAGAAGTACCAGGAGCTCCGCCGCAAGGGCGTACGTGACGACTCCGACGAGCTCCTCCAGCGCGCGAAGCTCAAGGAGGGCGAGCTCGCCGCCGCCGCCGCTGCCGCCGTCGAGGCCCCTGCGCCCGTGGCGACGCTCCCGAGCCCGCCCAGCGCCGAGGATGCCGGTGCTCCGGACGCCGCCGCGCCCGCGCCGAGCCCGCCGCCTGCGACGCCGCCGAGCACGCCGCCCACGACCTCCGCGGCCCCGCCGCCCGCGCCTGCGCCTTCGGACAGCTCCGCGGCGCCCGCGCCTCCACCCGCGCCTCCGCCCACGGACTCCGCCGCGCCGCCGCCCGCGCCCGCGCCTGCGCCTGCGCCCACGCCGACGAGCTCCATCGTCGTGCCCTTCTCCGCGCCGCCCCCGGGCCTCTAG